One Archocentrus centrarchus isolate MPI-CPG fArcCen1 chromosome 10, fArcCen1, whole genome shotgun sequence genomic region harbors:
- the LOC115787359 gene encoding uncharacterized protein LOC115787359, translating to MPGIADVRENSDPQLPTMPATHWAFVLISLLSFSAAAPTADNCSQLTQPLLANELHQIMGRWIFIEGLATNDSLGDSLRYVESTWMVLKTTADSRTLQVEIAGRLVQQLQPVPHVPKMEDTTIPTDVQGPDNSSIPSSHPVGSNSPDLDSMKEDHCLRNAQNMSLIDGKDLELHMKLASSHHRLLRTCPDCLLMHTYYKGNSHQLFYLFGRNKRVSASDLETFRKQGECLKLPPSPKFHYDPNNELCPVQEKKSESTPPQSIP from the exons ATGCCTGGTATTGCAGATGTCAGGGAGAACAGTGATCCACAGCTACCCACCATGCCTGCTACACACTGGGCTTTTGTTCTCATCTCTCTGCTGTCCTTCAGCGCAGCAGCACCAACAGCAGACAACTGCAGCCAGCTGACCCAGCCTCTTCTAGCTAACGAGCTTCACCAG ATCATGGGCAGGTGGATCTTTATTGAGGGGCTTGCCACTAATGATAGTTTGGGTGACAGTTTGAGGTATGTGGAAAGTACGTGGATGGTgctgaaaacaacagcagacagTCGGACCCTGCAGGTAGAGATAGCTGGCCGactggttcaacagctgcagccAGTGCCGCA TGTTCCAAAGATGGAAGACACCACCATCCCGACCGATGTCCAGGGACCTGACAATTCTTCAATCCCTAGCTCCCACCCTGTTGGCAGTAACTCACCCGATCTGGACAGCATGAA GGAGGATCACTGTCTCAGGAATGCTCAGAACATGTCCCTGATTGATGGCAAAGATTTAGAGTTACACA TGAAACTGGCCAGTTCCCATCACAGGCTCCTGAGGACCTGCCCTGACTGTCTACTCATGCACACCTACTATAAAGGAAACAGCCACCAATTGTTCTACTTGTTTG GGAGGAATAAGAGAGTGTCAGCTTCTGATCTGGAGACCTTCAGAAAACAAGGCGAGTGCCTCAAGCTTCCCCCATCACCAAAGTTTCACTACGACCCCAACAATG AACTGTGTCCTGTACAGGAAAAGAAATCAGAATCCACACCACCGCAAAGCATCCCCTAA